Genomic DNA from Oceaniferula marina:
TTCACACAACGCTCCGCTTCGACGGGCCATGCTACATCCGCAATGGTTTCTTACCTCATGCGGCCCCAGCACCTTGACCGTCACCCGCATCGGCCGGCGCCCAATGTCAAAACTTCCCTGGAACACATCCCCCTTGCGGCTTACCTGAATGAGTTTCCGAGACTTCAGCAGGGATCTAGCTTCTCTAAAAACCCGCCCTCCCGAGGCCTTGCCAATCCATTGTTCGGTAATTTCCATGATGCTCGTGCTCCCCGGATCTTGTAGGGACGCGCACAGAGTGCCCAATTGCGGCCCCAGTGCAATGCCACGTTTGCAGATCGACTGATTTTTGTCTTTGGCTCGGTGCCCGATTCGTGCATGTTTCGTTCCGGACTCCGGTGCCGCCCGCCGATCCCCAATTCATACCCAGACCATTTCCCGAGGACCAGATGAAAATTGTCGCCATCGCCAACCAAAAAGGAGGAGTCGGAAAAACCACGACCTCCATCAACCTGTCAGCCGCCCTGGCCGCCCGAGGTCAGAGGGTTCTGCTCATTGACCTCGACCCCCAGGCAAATGCAACCAGCGGCCTCGGCTGTGAACCGGACGGGCAGGAAAGCATGTATTACCCGCTGATCGGAGAAAGCAGCATGGAAGAAAAAATCATCCCTTCCCGGCTCGAAAACCTCTCCTTGATCCCATCCGGTATGGACCTCGCCGGAGTGGAAATCGAACTCGCCCGGCGTGAAGACCACCTGATGCGCCTGCGCAACTTACTCTCCAAGTCAAAACAGCACAACCAGTTCGACTTCTGCATTCTCGACACCCCGCCGTCACTCGGCGTGCTGATGACCTCGGCGCTCGCTGCAGCGGATGAAATCCTCATCCCTCTCCAATGTGAGTGGTTCGGCCTGGAAGGGCTGGCCAAAATCGTGCAAGTCATCGAACAAATTCGGGACACCGGGGCCAATCCGGATGTCCTGCTCGAAGGTATCCTGATGACGATGTATGACGGCCGCACCAACCTTTCCCGCCAGGTGGTGGAAGAAGTCGCCAATTATTTCCCATCCCAGATTTACCAAACCGTGGTTCCCCGCTCGATCCGTATCGGCGAAGCACCCAGCCACGGGCTGACGATCTTCGAACACGACCCCAATGGCACGGGAAGCAAAGCCTACAACGGTGTCGCTGATGAATTCCTGACCCGCCACGCCGTATGTGCACCACCCATTGCCAGCGTCTGATTCCGATGAAAATCATTCTTTCAAGAATGCTCCTCGGCCTGGTCGTCCTCCCCCTCCACGCCAAAGATCAACCGCTACTTACAGAAGCAGAAGCTCAAACCGATGACGGTCGCAGTTGGTATGGGCTCTGGCCGAGTCTGACCAAAGAGGCTCTGGCTCAAGGCTATGAGATCCCACTCCCTTTTGGAGTATCCGCCACCTACATCAACCTTCAACGCAATGTCGAAGTCAAGGACGTCAAGGCCGGGGTCAACGGAGACCTGAAAAACGTCTCCCGCTTCCTTGCCGTCGATACCGAAAATGAAGTTCAGACGGGGCTGATCAGGCTCGATGCCTTCCCCCTGCCCTTTCTCAATGTCTACGCCTTTGGCGGCAGAATTGACAACCAATCGGAAGTCGATCTGAACATCACCATCCCAGGCCCTGGAGGTGGTGACATCACCCGTGACATCCGGGTATTCCCCGATCTACAAGCTGACATCTGGGGTGCAGGGGCCAATCTCTCCGGTGGGTATAAAAACTTTTTTGCTTCGTTCGATGCCGTCTATTCCGCGACCGACCTCGGTGGAGCATTCAGCGACACGGTCGACGTCTGGATCTACTCCGGCCGTATCGGTTACCGCGGCAAAATCTATGGCTACACCACCACCTTGTTCGCTGGTGCCGCCTATTGGGACTCCGAAACCATCATCAGCGGCAGCCTTCCCCTGGGAAACAACAACACCCTCGATTTCGAGGTCCTACAAGGGCCGGCCAAGCCATGGAACGGGCTGGTGGGATGCGCCGTGGATGTCAACCCCCACTGGCAAATCCAGGCCGAACTCGATTTTAATTTCGATGACATGACGATGCTCGTCCTCGGAACCACTTACCGGTTCTGATCGATCAGCACCACGCGGTTCAACCCGGCTCACACAGCCAGGCCAAGATCAAGATTCCGGATCCACCTCCTGTTCCTCTTCATCCGGTTGGAAGGCAACCAGCCCTTTTGATTCCAGACGGACTCGACCACTCGAAGACGTTTCCTCATCAAAGAGCAGAACCAGATACTTCTTGGTTTTGTAATGAAACGTATTGCGGACCAGAAATTTCTTTTTCCCTTCTTTCTCGTAAGCCAACTCAAACGACAACGCCTCACCGTTTTTAGCGTCCGGAGCAACATGGATACCTTTTCCCGGCTCCAAGCGAAACTCTTCCTCTCCCAGTTTCCCATCCAAGGGCAATTCGGAATGGTTGTAAAAATAATAGGAACCATAAGGTAAGTCCTTCGGATTGTCTGGAATGACAACGATTTCACACCCACTTTGTTGAGGCTCCTCATCCTGCTTCACCTCCTCCTCTGGCGTCACCTCCTCATCCTGCGTCTCTCCCTCCTCTGGTTTCTCTTCATCCTCCTGCTTCACTTCATCCTCTAGTTTCAGAATGACCAGAGCATGATCCGGGGCATCCGCGAGTTTCACCGTGCCCAACTTGCGCGGCTCCCCATCCTGCTTGATATAAAAATGAAGCTCGGAAGCCTCCGTACTTAAGGGCTTGGAACGCTTCATCGGGGCCAACTCGATGCCCTTCAATTCAGAATCCTGATCCGAGCGCCAGTAAAACGACTTCCCGTCACCTGGTGAATCCCACAAGGTCACGGCAAGTAGTTTTTCCTTTTCTTGGGCAAGAAGCCATCCCCCGCTGATCGCAAAACTTAAACCCAGGATGATCAAACAACGAAACATGGCCATAATCCACTTCTAGCCTCCTACAGCATTTTGACAAGCAGATTCAAATCCGCTGCTCACGATCCACCCTGGTCACGGGCAATGGCCAACCAATCGGCAAAGTGAGGCTTCCAGCCCAAGGCTCGGATTTTATCAGACAGCACGCGCTTACTGCTGCTTCCTCTACGCCGGGTCACCTCTCCTGGTTGTGCCACCGGGGGTAATGCCATCCCATAGGACTCAGCCAACTGCTGATAGCACTCCAACTGGGTCAGGCTTACCGACGAGATATTGTAGATTTGACCCTGTGCTCGGAGCCCCAGCTCAGCCAGCAGGTAACAAGCCGACGCAACATCATCACGGTGGACAAAGTTCAACACCCGCTCGCCTGCACCATCCAATCTGGCACGACCATTGATAAAGGAAGTGGCGGTATAACATCGCCCGGCACCGCAGAGCGCGGATAGACGAAGCACCACACCGCCAGCCTCAATAGCCGCGCGTTCGGCTTCAAGTAAGATTGCTGCCGTTTCCGTCGATGGCACCGTCGTGCTGGCCTCCGTGACCTCACTGTGATCCTGCTGACCATACACCGAAGTGCTGGAGATAAATAAGAAGGGCGTGCCTGAAAATCTGGAGGATAAATGGCGACATCCATCGAGATACACCGATCGGTAAGCGTCAGGGCCACCACCACCGGACGCAGCACAATGAATCACCAAATCATACTCCCCCGGCAAAGCCAGAACCGCATCTTCATCGGAAAGGTCACAAGCCGTCACGCCCGGACCACCAGTCCGACTGAGGCAATCCACCTGCCA
This window encodes:
- a CDS encoding NAD-dependent epimerase/dehydratase family protein; its protein translation is MASLLIAGYGFLGHALKPLFEARGWQVDCLSRTGGPGVTACDLSDEDAVLALPGEYDLVIHCAASGGGGPDAYRSVYLDGCRHLSSRFSGTPFLFISSTSVYGQQDHSEVTEASTTVPSTETAAILLEAERAAIEAGGVVLRLSALCGAGRCYTATSFINGRARLDGAGERVLNFVHRDDVASACYLLAELGLRAQGQIYNISSVSLTQLECYQQLAESYGMALPPVAQPGEVTRRRGSSSKRVLSDKIRALGWKPHFADWLAIARDQGGS
- a CDS encoding ParA family protein — encoded protein: MKIVAIANQKGGVGKTTTSINLSAALAARGQRVLLIDLDPQANATSGLGCEPDGQESMYYPLIGESSMEEKIIPSRLENLSLIPSGMDLAGVEIELARREDHLMRLRNLLSKSKQHNQFDFCILDTPPSLGVLMTSALAAADEILIPLQCEWFGLEGLAKIVQVIEQIRDTGANPDVLLEGILMTMYDGRTNLSRQVVEEVANYFPSQIYQTVVPRSIRIGEAPSHGLTIFEHDPNGTGSKAYNGVADEFLTRHAVCAPPIASV